From Bacteroidota bacterium, one genomic window encodes:
- a CDS encoding 2,3-bisphosphoglycerate-independent phosphoglycerate mutase (catalyzes the interconversion of 2-phosphoglycerate and 3-phosphoglycerate): MVVNFANPDMVGHTGILSAVVKAIEKVDDCTKQIVAQAIAKFWNVLITADHGNSE, translated from the coding sequence ATTGTAGTAAACTTTGCAAACCCTGATATGGTGGGGCATACAGGCATTTTATCGGCCGTGGTAAAGGCTATAGAAAAAGTAGATGATTGCACCAAACAAATTGTAGCACAAGCCATTGCAAAATTTTGGAATGTACTCATTACCGCCGACCATGGCAATAGCGAA